The DNA window CCTCGGCGAAGGCGACGGTCGAGAAGGCCGCGCGCCCGGTCCCGCCGCCCGGAAGCGGTACCGGCCGCTCGAAATGCCCGACCTCGCCGGTCGCGATGCCCAGCCCGGCCAGCGCCGTCTTCGCGGCCTCGGCATCTTCGATCCGGCAGGCCACGGCGCGCAGCCCCTCGCCTTCGCGCGCCAGGGCCGCGCGCCGGGGCGCGTTGCCCTCGGTCGGCGTCACGATGCCCAGAAGCTCCATATAGTCCTCGGGGAACATGAGGGTGTAATTCGCGGTGCCCTTGGCTGCGCTGTGCAGCCCCTTCGGCGACAGCGTGAAGCCGAGCCTGCGATAAAGCTCGGCCGAGCGGTCGAGATCCTCGACCATGAGGAAGACGTGATCGACGCCTTTGACGGGATGGGTCATGCGAGCTCCTTCGGTTCGGCGGGTCATTCAGCACGCGGTGCGCTGTACCGGCGCAAGGGTGATTTCATGTATCGCGACATTCGGGTTCATGCCCGCGACATGAAGCGCGAGTGCCGCCATGTCCTCGGGCTGGATCATTTCGGCCGCGCGGGCCGGGTCGAAGCCGGGCCGGGCGTTCAGCAGCGGCGTCGCCACCTCGCCGGGACAAAGCGCGGTCGAGCGGATGCCGTTTGCGCCCTCCTGCGCGTTGAGGCTGGCGCTGAGATCGGTCAGCGCATGTTTCGAGGCGCCATAGGGCACGCCCGCCACCGGCGCGTGGAACCGCCCGGCCCAGGACGAGGTATGGATCATCACCCCCGATCGCTGCCGCCGCATCGGCCCCAGCGCCGCGGCGATGACGTTCAGCGCGCCGGTGAGATTGGTGGCGATCACCCGGTCCCAACTGTCCCAGTCAAGCTCGTCCCAGCGCCGGAGCGGCAGGTTCAGCCCCGCATTGTTGCACAGCACGTCGATCCGTCCTGCCCACTGGACGATCTCGTCGGCAATTGCGAGAATGCGCGCCCGGTCGGTGACATCGCCGACAAAGACCCTCACAGACGCGCCGGCATTGCCGAGATCCTCTGCAAGCGCGGTCAGGCGGTCTTCCGAACGCGCGGTCAGCGCGACCCGGTAGCCCGCCCCGGCAAAGGCCCGCGCCATGGCCGCGCCGATTCCGGAACCGGCGCCCGTGATCCATACGGAATTCTGCATATTCGTTCGCCCTTTCTGCGAGCAGGCAGGAATAGTTTCGCACATTATAGTGTAAAAAGTAGGATATTCTTTCGTGAAAGCGGATTGTAGCGCAAAAAGTGCATTGACGTCGCTGTCGGGTTGCCGCTTTTTGGGCAGGCGGACGCTTTCGGCGGTGGGGACGCGGGCGCCCCGACTATGGAACGGGCATGAAAACGGGAATAACGGGGAAATCGACATGATGACGACCAGCAGATCGGCGCAAATCTGGCTTCTGGCCGGGGCCGCGCTTGCGGGCCTTGCAGGTCCGCTTGCAGGTCCGGCGGCGGCCGAAGAGCCTCAGCGCGGCGGGACCGCCATCGTTCACATGGTGTCGGAACAGCGTGTGCTGAACCCTGCGCTCCGCGCCTCGACCGGGGTCTACAACATCACCGGCAAGATCATGGAGCCGCTGATCGACAAGTCCTATGACGGCCCGGTGGGCGTGCTGGCGACGGACTGGTCCTCGACCGAAGACGGGCTGCATATCACCGTCAACCTGCGCGAGGGCGTCAACTGGCATGACGGCAAGCCCTTCACCTGCGACGACGTCGCCTTCTCGGCGATGGAGCTGTGGAAGCCGCTGCTCAACTATTCCTCGACGCTGCAGCAATACCTCGAGTCGGTCGACTGCACCGATCCCCATACCGCCGTGTTCAACTATTCGCAGCCGATGCCGCTGGACCTCTTCGTCGCTGCGATGCCCGATCTCGGTCATCCGGTGCCCAGGCATCTCTACGAGGGCACCGACATCATGCGGAACCCGCATAATACCGCGCCGGTGGGGACGGGGCCGTTCAGGTTCGTCGAGTACAAGCGCGGGCAATATGTCATCGCCGAGCGCAATGAAGACTACTGGCGCGGCGCGGAATACCCCTATCTCGACCGCATCGTCTGGCGCTTCATCCCCGACAAGTCGGCGGCCGCGGCGGCGATGGAGGCCGGGGAGATCCACGAATCCGGCACCAACAGCCTGTCGATGGCCGATATCGAGCGGTTCTCGCAGATGGACGGTTTCGATGTCGGCACCAGGGGCTACGAGAACAACGTCGCCCATTCGACCGTCGAGTTCAATCACCGCAACCCGATCCTCGCCGATCTGAAGGTGCGGCAGGCGATCTATCACGGGCTCGACATCGACTATGCGATCAAGACCATCATGCGCGGTTACGCCAAGCCGGGGCGCGGGCCGATCCCCTCGACGGGCGGGGCCAATTACACCGATGACGTGACCACCTATGCCTATGACCCCGAGCTGGCGAAGCAGATGCTCGACGAGGCGGGCTATCCGGCGGGCCCCGACGGCATCCGCTTCAGGCTGCGCCACCGGCCCGCGCCCTGGGGCGAATATACCCAGCTCTGGGCCGAATATTTCGCCCAGGCGATGGGAGAGATCGGCATCGATGTCGAGATCTTGACCAATGATGCGCCGGGCTTCCTGAACGGGGTCTATCGCGACCACGATTTCGACACGGCCAATGGCTGGCACCAGTTCCGCTCTGACCCGGCGGTCTCGACCATGGTCTGGCTGCGCTCGGGCTCGCCCGCAGGTACGCCCTGGTCGAACCAGTTCGGCTGGAAATCCGACGAGATGGACCGGATGATCGACGAGGCCCAGGCCGAGCTCGACCCCGCGGAACGGGCGGCCGACTATCACGCGATCCAGGCGAAGGCGATGGAAGAGCTGCCGGTGATCTTCGCCATCGAGCATCCCTTCATCTCGGTCACCTCGAAGAAGCTTCATAACCATCACAACAATCCGCGCTGGATCTCGTCGAGCTGGTACGATCTCTGGATCGAGCACTGATCTGCTGAAACAGGAGGCCGGGCGTTCGAGCCCGGCCTTGCCCGTCCAGACGGCCGCGACCGCCAGCCCCCATCCCAAAGCTCCCCCGGACCCCTCGACATGCAACTGACCCAAGTCCTCACCTACGCGCTGCGGCGGCTTCTGCAGGCCGTGCCGGTGGTGATCCTGATCATGGTGGGCACCTTCCTGCTGCTGAAACTGGCGCCCGGCGATACCGTCGATGCGCTGGTCGGCGACATGGGCGGTGCCGATGCCGCCTATATCGCCCGGCTCCGCGCCGAATATGGGCTCGACCAGCCGGTCTGGGTCCAGCTCGGGCGCTACATGGCCAAGCTGATCCAGTTCGATTTCGGCTGGTCCTTCGTTTATGAACAGCCGGTTTCGGCGATCCTGTGGGAACGGCTCGGCACCACGCTGATGCTGATGGGCACCTCGCTTTCGCTGGCGTTCTCGATCGGCGTGGGCCTCGGCGCCATCGCCGCCCGGCGCGCCTATTCGCTGACCGACAACGCGATCTCGACGCTGGGGCTGGTCTTCTACGCCACGCCCAGCTTCTTTCTGTCCCTGATGATGATCCTGCTGTTCTCGGTCAAGCTGGGATGGCTGCCGGTCGGCGGGCTGACCGATGTCGCGGCCTTCTATACCGGCTGGGATTACGTCTTCGATGTCGCGCTGCACCTGATCATGCCCACGGCCGCGCTGTCGCTGATCTACCTCAGCTTCTATCTGCGGCTGATGCGGGCCAGCGTGCTCGAGGTCGCCGATCTCGACTTCGTGCGGACCGCGCGGGCCAAGGGCGCGGGCGAGACCCGGCTGATGGTGCATCACATCATGCGCAACGCGCTGTTGCCGGTGGTCACGCTGCTGGGACTGCAATTCTCGACCGTGCTGGGCGGCTCGGTGGTGGTCGAGACCATCTTCGCGCTGCCGGGCCTCGGCCAGCTGGCCTATCAGTCGGTGATCCAGCGCGACATGAACATGCTGATGGGGATCATCTTCCTCTGCGCCATCATCGTCGTCATCGTGAACTTCCTCACCGACCTGCTGTATGCCCGCCTCGATTCAAGGATCGCCCTGAAATGACCGCCGCGACCACCGACCTGCCGCGCGCCGAACCCGCCCCTGCCGTTGCGCTCTGGCGCCGCTTCGCCCGCAACCGCGCCGCCCTGCTGGGGCTGGTGCTGTTCGGGGCCGTGCTGGTGATGGCGGCCACGGCCGGGCTGATCGAGCCCACCGACCCGCTGCGCCGGGCGGGGGATCCGCTGACGAAACCCTTCACCGACTGGGCCGTGCCTCTGGGCACCGATCAGCTGGGGCGCGATATCCTGGCCCAGCTGTTCCACGGCGCCCGGATCTCGCTTCTGGTGGGCGTGCTGGCGACGCTCCTGTCGATCGGCATCGGCGTCGTCGTGGGCGCGGTCTCGGGCTTCTTCGGCGGCTGGGTCGACGATGTGTTGATGCGGGTGACCGAGGCGTTCCAGACCATTCCCAATTTCGTGCTGCTCCTGGCGCTGGTGGCGATCCTGGGCTCGTCCATCGAATATATCACGCTGGCCATCGCCATCGTGTCCTGGACCGCGCCCGCGCGGATGGTCAGGGCCGAGTTCCTGTCGCTGCGCAGCCGCGAATTCGTCGATGCGGCGCGCAATCTGGGCGTCTCGAACGGGGCGCTGATCTTTCGCGAGATCCTGCCCAACGCGCTGCCGCCGGTGATCGTCTACGCCTCGGTCATCATGGCGCTGTCGATCCTTCTGGAAAGCGCGCTGGCCTTCCTGGGCTTGGGCGATCCCAACTATGCCAGCTGGGGCAACATGATCGGGCAGGGGCGCGCGGTCCTGCGCACCGACTGGTACTGCGCCGTCATTCCCGGCATCGCCATCGTGCTGACGGTTCTGTCCTTCTCGCTTCTGGGCGAGGGGCTGAACGATGCGCTCAATCCGAGGCAGAAGAAACAATGACCGATCCCGTTCTCGACATACGCGGCCTCAAGATCGCCCTGCCCAAGGGCGCGGACCGGCCCTTCGCGCTGGCCGGGCTGGACCTGAGCGTGCGCCCCGGAGAGATCGTCTGCCTCGTCGGCGAAAGCGGGTCCGGCAAGTCGCTGACCGCAGGAGCGATCATGCGGCTTCTGCCCGAACCCCATGTCCGCGTCGCCGAAGGCACGATCCGCTTCGAGGGCCAGGACCTCTTGGCCTTGTCCGAACGCGAGATGAAGCAGATCCGCGGCGACCGCATCGCCCAGATCTTCCAGGAGCCGATGACCGCGCTCAACCCGCAGAAGACCGTGGGCTGGCAGATCGACGAGGTGCTGCGGCTGCACACCCGGC is part of the Rhodovulum sp. MB263 genome and encodes:
- a CDS encoding ABC transporter substrate-binding protein, producing the protein MMTTSRSAQIWLLAGAALAGLAGPLAGPAAAEEPQRGGTAIVHMVSEQRVLNPALRASTGVYNITGKIMEPLIDKSYDGPVGVLATDWSSTEDGLHITVNLREGVNWHDGKPFTCDDVAFSAMELWKPLLNYSSTLQQYLESVDCTDPHTAVFNYSQPMPLDLFVAAMPDLGHPVPRHLYEGTDIMRNPHNTAPVGTGPFRFVEYKRGQYVIAERNEDYWRGAEYPYLDRIVWRFIPDKSAAAAAMEAGEIHESGTNSLSMADIERFSQMDGFDVGTRGYENNVAHSTVEFNHRNPILADLKVRQAIYHGLDIDYAIKTIMRGYAKPGRGPIPSTGGANYTDDVTTYAYDPELAKQMLDEAGYPAGPDGIRFRLRHRPAPWGEYTQLWAEYFAQAMGEIGIDVEILTNDAPGFLNGVYRDHDFDTANGWHQFRSDPAVSTMVWLRSGSPAGTPWSNQFGWKSDEMDRMIDEAQAELDPAERAADYHAIQAKAMEELPVIFAIEHPFISVTSKKLHNHHNNPRWISSSWYDLWIEH
- a CDS encoding ABC transporter permease — its product is MQLTQVLTYALRRLLQAVPVVILIMVGTFLLLKLAPGDTVDALVGDMGGADAAYIARLRAEYGLDQPVWVQLGRYMAKLIQFDFGWSFVYEQPVSAILWERLGTTLMLMGTSLSLAFSIGVGLGAIAARRAYSLTDNAISTLGLVFYATPSFFLSLMMILLFSVKLGWLPVGGLTDVAAFYTGWDYVFDVALHLIMPTAALSLIYLSFYLRLMRASVLEVADLDFVRTARAKGAGETRLMVHHIMRNALLPVVTLLGLQFSTVLGGSVVVETIFALPGLGQLAYQSVIQRDMNMLMGIIFLCAIIVVIVNFLTDLLYARLDSRIALK
- a CDS encoding ABC transporter permease — encoded protein: MTAATTDLPRAEPAPAVALWRRFARNRAALLGLVLFGAVLVMAATAGLIEPTDPLRRAGDPLTKPFTDWAVPLGTDQLGRDILAQLFHGARISLLVGVLATLLSIGIGVVVGAVSGFFGGWVDDVLMRVTEAFQTIPNFVLLLALVAILGSSIEYITLAIAIVSWTAPARMVRAEFLSLRSREFVDAARNLGVSNGALIFREILPNALPPVIVYASVIMALSILLESALAFLGLGDPNYASWGNMIGQGRAVLRTDWYCAVIPGIAIVLTVLSFSLLGEGLNDALNPRQKKQ
- a CDS encoding SDR family oxidoreductase, whose amino-acid sequence is MQNSVWITGAGSGIGAAMARAFAGAGYRVALTARSEDRLTALAEDLGNAGASVRVFVGDVTDRARILAIADEIVQWAGRIDVLCNNAGLNLPLRRWDELDWDSWDRVIATNLTGALNVIAAALGPMRRQRSGVMIHTSSWAGRFHAPVAGVPYGASKHALTDLSASLNAQEGANGIRSTALCPGEVATPLLNARPGFDPARAAEMIQPEDMAALALHVAGMNPNVAIHEITLAPVQRTAC